In Patagioenas fasciata isolate bPatFas1 chromosome 2, bPatFas1.hap1, whole genome shotgun sequence, a single window of DNA contains:
- the IBA57 gene encoding putative transferase CAF17, mitochondrial isoform X2 translates to MLVRAGAAGLLTNDVTRLVAGDATRAAAVPRALYAHALSVQGRCLYDLILYRLHESPGEEPHILLECDGGVLDAIQKHLKLYKIRRKVNIAPCLDLSLWAVVPGELAGDIAASIAKCGDQAVVLTPDPRTEVMGWRLITKKGANLSEIIPGSHIGNIQDYHTHRYKQGIPEGVKDLPPGVALPLESNLAYMNGISFTKGCYVGQELTARTHHVGVIRKRLLPVRFASPLPEDNVSEGAEILTEAGKSAGKFRAGGGEFGIALLRLANINEALYLNIAGDKVKLTASKPEWWPKNAGK, encoded by the exons ATGTTGGTGAGGGCGGGAGCGGCG GGGCTGCTCACGAATGACGTCACGCGGCTGGTGGCGGGGGACGCCACCCGAGCCGCGGCCGTGCCCCGAGCGCTCTACGCGCATGCGCTGAGCGTCCAGGGCCGCTGCCTCTATGACCTCATCCTCTACAG GCTTCACGAGAGCCCGGGAGAAGAGCCGCACATCCTGCTGGAGTGTGACGGCGGCGTGCTGGACGCCATACAGAAACATCTGAAACTGTACAAGATCCGGAGGAAAGTAAACATCGCCCCTTGCCTTGACCTCTCTTTGTGGGCTGTCGTCCCCGGGGAGCTGGCTGGAGACATCGCCGCTTCCATCGCTAAATGTGGAGACCAGGCTGTGGTTTTAACTCCTGACCCAAGGACAGAAGTCATGGGCTGGAGGCTGATTACAAAGAAAGGTGCAAATCTATCGGAGATTATCCCCGGGAGTCATATTGGGAATATTCAGGATTACCACACGCACAGGTATAAACAAG GAATTCCCGAAGGTGTGAAGGATCTCCCTCCCGGAGTCGCCCTCCCGCTGGAATCAAACCTCGCCTACATGAACGGCATCAGCTTCACCAAAGGCTGTTACGTGGGACAGGAGCTGACGGCCCGGACCCACCACGTGGGTGTCATTCGCAAACGTTTGCTGCCGGTTCGCTTCGCGTCCCCTCTCCCCGAGGACAACGTTTCCGAGGGTGCCGAGATCTTAACCGAAGCGGGTAAATCCGCTGGCAAGTTCCGGGCTGGAGGAGGGGAATTTGGGATAGCTTTGCTGAGGTTAGCGAATATAAATGAAGCACTTTACCTAAATATAGCGGGTGATAAAGTGAAGCTCACTGCGAGTAAACCCGAGTGGTGGCCAAAAAACGCCGGTAAATAA
- the IBA57 gene encoding putative transferase CAF17, mitochondrial isoform X1 yields the protein MLVRAGAAVSGLAGLRRLWRGGGSGAAACFPLGRALLGVRGADAAVFLQGLLTNDVTRLVAGDATRAAAVPRALYAHALSVQGRCLYDLILYRLHESPGEEPHILLECDGGVLDAIQKHLKLYKIRRKVNIAPCLDLSLWAVVPGELAGDIAASIAKCGDQAVVLTPDPRTEVMGWRLITKKGANLSEIIPGSHIGNIQDYHTHRYKQGIPEGVKDLPPGVALPLESNLAYMNGISFTKGCYVGQELTARTHHVGVIRKRLLPVRFASPLPEDNVSEGAEILTEAGKSAGKFRAGGGEFGIALLRLANINEALYLNIAGDKVKLTASKPEWWPKNAGK from the exons ATGTTGGTGAGGGCGGGAGCGGCGGTAAGCGGCCTGGCCGGGCTGCGCCGGttgtggcggggcggggggagcggcgcCGCCGCCTGTTTCccgctgggccgggcgctgctgggCGTGCGGGGCGCAGACGCCGCCGTGTTCCTGCAGGGGCTGCTCACGAATGACGTCACGCGGCTGGTGGCGGGGGACGCCACCCGAGCCGCGGCCGTGCCCCGAGCGCTCTACGCGCATGCGCTGAGCGTCCAGGGCCGCTGCCTCTATGACCTCATCCTCTACAG GCTTCACGAGAGCCCGGGAGAAGAGCCGCACATCCTGCTGGAGTGTGACGGCGGCGTGCTGGACGCCATACAGAAACATCTGAAACTGTACAAGATCCGGAGGAAAGTAAACATCGCCCCTTGCCTTGACCTCTCTTTGTGGGCTGTCGTCCCCGGGGAGCTGGCTGGAGACATCGCCGCTTCCATCGCTAAATGTGGAGACCAGGCTGTGGTTTTAACTCCTGACCCAAGGACAGAAGTCATGGGCTGGAGGCTGATTACAAAGAAAGGTGCAAATCTATCGGAGATTATCCCCGGGAGTCATATTGGGAATATTCAGGATTACCACACGCACAGGTATAAACAAG GAATTCCCGAAGGTGTGAAGGATCTCCCTCCCGGAGTCGCCCTCCCGCTGGAATCAAACCTCGCCTACATGAACGGCATCAGCTTCACCAAAGGCTGTTACGTGGGACAGGAGCTGACGGCCCGGACCCACCACGTGGGTGTCATTCGCAAACGTTTGCTGCCGGTTCGCTTCGCGTCCCCTCTCCCCGAGGACAACGTTTCCGAGGGTGCCGAGATCTTAACCGAAGCGGGTAAATCCGCTGGCAAGTTCCGGGCTGGAGGAGGGGAATTTGGGATAGCTTTGCTGAGGTTAGCGAATATAAATGAAGCACTTTACCTAAATATAGCGGGTGATAAAGTGAAGCTCACTGCGAGTAAACCCGAGTGGTGGCCAAAAAACGCCGGTAAATAA
- the IBA57 gene encoding putative transferase CAF17, mitochondrial isoform X3: protein MLGLLTNDVTRLVAGDATRAAAVPRALYAHALSVQGRCLYDLILYRLHESPGEEPHILLECDGGVLDAIQKHLKLYKIRRKVNIAPCLDLSLWAVVPGELAGDIAASIAKCGDQAVVLTPDPRTEVMGWRLITKKGANLSEIIPGSHIGNIQDYHTHRYKQGIPEGVKDLPPGVALPLESNLAYMNGISFTKGCYVGQELTARTHHVGVIRKRLLPVRFASPLPEDNVSEGAEILTEAGKSAGKFRAGGGEFGIALLRLANINEALYLNIAGDKVKLTASKPEWWPKNAGK, encoded by the exons ATGTTG GGGCTGCTCACGAATGACGTCACGCGGCTGGTGGCGGGGGACGCCACCCGAGCCGCGGCCGTGCCCCGAGCGCTCTACGCGCATGCGCTGAGCGTCCAGGGCCGCTGCCTCTATGACCTCATCCTCTACAG GCTTCACGAGAGCCCGGGAGAAGAGCCGCACATCCTGCTGGAGTGTGACGGCGGCGTGCTGGACGCCATACAGAAACATCTGAAACTGTACAAGATCCGGAGGAAAGTAAACATCGCCCCTTGCCTTGACCTCTCTTTGTGGGCTGTCGTCCCCGGGGAGCTGGCTGGAGACATCGCCGCTTCCATCGCTAAATGTGGAGACCAGGCTGTGGTTTTAACTCCTGACCCAAGGACAGAAGTCATGGGCTGGAGGCTGATTACAAAGAAAGGTGCAAATCTATCGGAGATTATCCCCGGGAGTCATATTGGGAATATTCAGGATTACCACACGCACAGGTATAAACAAG GAATTCCCGAAGGTGTGAAGGATCTCCCTCCCGGAGTCGCCCTCCCGCTGGAATCAAACCTCGCCTACATGAACGGCATCAGCTTCACCAAAGGCTGTTACGTGGGACAGGAGCTGACGGCCCGGACCCACCACGTGGGTGTCATTCGCAAACGTTTGCTGCCGGTTCGCTTCGCGTCCCCTCTCCCCGAGGACAACGTTTCCGAGGGTGCCGAGATCTTAACCGAAGCGGGTAAATCCGCTGGCAAGTTCCGGGCTGGAGGAGGGGAATTTGGGATAGCTTTGCTGAGGTTAGCGAATATAAATGAAGCACTTTACCTAAATATAGCGGGTGATAAAGTGAAGCTCACTGCGAGTAAACCCGAGTGGTGGCCAAAAAACGCCGGTAAATAA
- the IBA57 gene encoding putative transferase CAF17, mitochondrial isoform X4: MLVRAGAAVSGLAGLRRLWRGGGSGAAACFPLGRALLGVRGADAAVFLQGLLTNDVTRLVAGDATRAAAVPRALYAHALSVQGRCLYDLILYRLHESPGEEPHILLECDGGVLDAIQKHLKLYKIRRKVNIAPCLDLSLWAVVPGELAGDIAASIAKCGDQAVVLTPDPRTEVMGWRLITKKGANLSEIIPGSHIGNIQDYHTHRNSRRCEGSPSRSRPPAGIKPRLHERHQLHQRLLRGTGADGPDPPRGCHSQTFAAGSLRVPSPRGQRFRGCRDLNRSG; this comes from the exons ATGTTGGTGAGGGCGGGAGCGGCGGTAAGCGGCCTGGCCGGGCTGCGCCGGttgtggcggggcggggggagcggcgcCGCCGCCTGTTTCccgctgggccgggcgctgctgggCGTGCGGGGCGCAGACGCCGCCGTGTTCCTGCAGGGGCTGCTCACGAATGACGTCACGCGGCTGGTGGCGGGGGACGCCACCCGAGCCGCGGCCGTGCCCCGAGCGCTCTACGCGCATGCGCTGAGCGTCCAGGGCCGCTGCCTCTATGACCTCATCCTCTACAG GCTTCACGAGAGCCCGGGAGAAGAGCCGCACATCCTGCTGGAGTGTGACGGCGGCGTGCTGGACGCCATACAGAAACATCTGAAACTGTACAAGATCCGGAGGAAAGTAAACATCGCCCCTTGCCTTGACCTCTCTTTGTGGGCTGTCGTCCCCGGGGAGCTGGCTGGAGACATCGCCGCTTCCATCGCTAAATGTGGAGACCAGGCTGTGGTTTTAACTCCTGACCCAAGGACAGAAGTCATGGGCTGGAGGCTGATTACAAAGAAAGGTGCAAATCTATCGGAGATTATCCCCGGGAGTCATATTGGGAATATTCAGGATTACCACACGCACAG GAATTCCCGAAGGTGTGAAGGATCTCCCTCCCGGAGTCGCCCTCCCGCTGGAATCAAACCTCGCCTACATGAACGGCATCAGCTTCACCAAAGGCTGTTACGTGGGACAGGAGCTGACGGCCCGGACCCACCACGTGGGTGTCATTCGCAAACGTTTGCTGCCGGTTCGCTTCGCGTCCCCTCTCCCCGAGGACAACGTTTCCGAGGGTGCCGAGATCTTAACCGAAGCGGGTAA